One genomic segment of Photobacterium sp. DA100 includes these proteins:
- a CDS encoding molecular chaperone, translating to MESVLQTRQEESALRVEIYGLLAHLFRKAPDQTVLDWFSALDVEANQHAGSQNTMAAAWPVVKLAAQTTSVLAVEEEYQDLFIGIGRGEIVPFGSWYLTGSMMEMPLAHLRRDLAQLGFQRDESVKEPEDHIAALLEVMAMLVEGGDKHLQQVFFNRHIATWFERLCKDLKVASSAVFYSAVAELALQFLLVEKTRLVEVN from the coding sequence ATGGAATCAGTACTACAAACTCGTCAAGAAGAATCTGCACTGCGCGTAGAAATCTATGGTTTGCTGGCCCATCTGTTTCGCAAGGCACCGGACCAAACCGTTTTGGATTGGTTTTCTGCGTTGGATGTGGAAGCGAATCAACATGCTGGAAGCCAAAATACCATGGCAGCTGCTTGGCCTGTTGTGAAATTAGCTGCTCAGACGACATCGGTGTTGGCGGTTGAAGAAGAGTATCAAGACTTGTTCATTGGCATTGGTCGCGGAGAAATCGTGCCTTTCGGATCATGGTATCTGACCGGTTCAATGATGGAAATGCCTCTGGCCCATCTTCGCCGTGATCTCGCCCAACTAGGTTTTCAGCGCGATGAAAGCGTAAAAGAGCCGGAAGATCATATCGCAGCCTTGCTCGAAGTGATGGCGATGCTGGTGGAGGGAGGAGACAAGCATCTGCAGCAAGTCTTTTTCAACCGTCATATCGCTACTTGGTTTGAGCGGCTGTGCAAGGATCTTAAAGTGGCTAGCAGTGCAGTGTTTTATAGCGCGGTTGCCGAGCTTGCTTTGCAGTTCCTTCTGGTCGAAAAAACACGATTGGTAGAGGTGAACTAG
- a CDS encoding 4Fe-4S binding protein: protein MLNSTLKALSAYDEQNGKARLAAINGTVELSNLIPPTVSYESRGNVLLVGAEEVITTLEAQFASLKSVTLLATTKADNSDKRDNLYFASKVTVKGYLGAFEVSCDVESMLTTVNLAKVAIGQECFDLIVDMTETGLSDVEICAPGYYAVGTGRAKLANVVDDLPAMIGTFDKPKYFRLDPERCAHSSRGVTGCERCVDACPAGALSSTGDRIEINPYLCQGVGTCATACPTEAISYALPDPANTQHFVYRLLENYRKAGGESPTLLFYGNRDQATVNETLAELPESVIPVALEELATVGIDTWFSALAYGAHQVLLATHTSYIPDTIDRVLRNELAIAQSFLAEMGYEVERITLFDFAEAKTFTGFDAALLNIAAPLEGSKREKLFTALDALYEQASVKPAHSAVAENAPYGSVDCRAEDCTLCMGCVSVCPTRALHAIGERPGLLFIEQDCVQCGMCEKACPEKAITLNPGVTWNAQVRQEAQVLHEEEAACCTSCGKPFAPASMVKMLTEKLQNHSHFQGEAIRRLNMCEDCRVRDIFSTIVDDPESQLNV, encoded by the coding sequence ATGTTAAATAGTACACTAAAAGCACTTTCTGCTTACGATGAGCAAAATGGAAAAGCAAGACTGGCCGCTATCAATGGCACCGTTGAGCTTTCCAATCTAATTCCACCAACGGTTTCTTATGAAAGCCGGGGGAATGTGTTGCTCGTTGGCGCAGAAGAAGTCATTACAACGCTTGAAGCGCAGTTTGCTTCGTTAAAGTCGGTAACCCTGCTTGCCACAACGAAAGCAGATAACAGTGACAAGCGAGACAATCTTTATTTTGCTTCTAAAGTGACCGTCAAAGGTTACTTGGGCGCATTTGAAGTGTCTTGTGATGTAGAGAGCATGTTGACGACAGTGAATCTGGCAAAAGTGGCCATTGGCCAAGAGTGCTTTGATTTGATCGTGGATATGACGGAAACCGGTTTATCTGACGTTGAGATTTGTGCACCTGGTTATTATGCCGTTGGCACGGGTAGAGCAAAACTGGCTAATGTGGTTGATGATCTCCCTGCGATGATTGGCACATTTGATAAGCCGAAGTATTTCCGTTTGGATCCTGAACGTTGTGCACACTCTTCACGAGGTGTAACTGGGTGTGAACGTTGCGTTGATGCGTGTCCCGCTGGTGCACTGTCAAGTACCGGTGATCGCATAGAAATAAACCCATACCTTTGCCAAGGCGTGGGAACTTGTGCCACTGCGTGTCCGACAGAAGCCATTTCTTATGCGCTACCTGATCCGGCCAACACTCAGCACTTTGTTTATCGATTACTGGAAAACTACCGAAAAGCGGGTGGTGAATCGCCAACGCTGCTTTTCTATGGCAATCGAGACCAAGCAACGGTTAACGAAACCCTTGCAGAGCTTCCTGAGTCAGTCATTCCTGTTGCGTTGGAAGAGTTAGCGACAGTTGGGATTGATACTTGGTTTAGTGCCCTGGCTTACGGTGCTCATCAGGTGCTTTTGGCAACCCATACCTCTTATATTCCTGACACTATCGATCGTGTGCTTCGCAATGAGCTTGCAATCGCTCAGTCGTTTTTGGCTGAAATGGGTTATGAGGTTGAGCGTATTACTTTGTTTGATTTTGCAGAGGCGAAAACCTTTACCGGTTTTGATGCTGCTCTATTGAATATTGCAGCTCCCCTTGAAGGGAGTAAACGCGAAAAGTTGTTTACTGCTCTTGATGCTCTGTATGAACAGGCCAGTGTGAAACCTGCACACTCTGCGGTTGCAGAAAATGCACCTTATGGTTCGGTTGATTGCCGGGCTGAGGATTGCACCCTTTGCATGGGATGTGTGTCTGTCTGTCCGACACGAGCTCTACATGCCATTGGTGAGCGTCCCGGCTTGCTGTTTATTGAGCAAGATTGTGTGCAATGCGGTATGTGTGAAAAGGCATGCCCTGAAAAAGCCATTACTCTGAATCCGGGAGTAACTTGGAATGCTCAGGTTCGTCAAGAAGCACAAGTTCTGCACGAAGAGGAAGCGGCGTGCTGTACCAGTTGCGGTAAACCGTTTGCACCGGCTTCTATGGTGAAGATGTTGACTGAAAAGCTGCAAAACCACTCACATTTTCAGGGAGAGGCGATTCGTCGTCTGAATATGTGCGAAGACTGTCGTGTTCGCGATATTTTCTCGACGATCGTCGATGATCCTGAAAGTCAGTTAAACGTGTAG